TGCGCGCACCACATGCAAGTATTCCGCGTTCTGTTGCTGGCGGCGGGCCTCGCGTCCAGTGCTTCGGAGGCCCTCACCATGACCTACCCTGCGTCCACCACCCTGATTCACGAGCGCGCTGGCGACTGGACCGGCGGCGAGGGAAGGGGCGTGGCGGCGGGCCCCAGCGGGCTCACGCTGGCGCCGGGGGCCAGCAGCGGCACCTGGACCTCGGCGGTCCTGGCGGCCCCCGCCTTTGATGAACTGGTGCCGTCGTGGAACGCGCGCACCCCGGCCAGGGGCAGCGTCACCGTGGAGGTGCGCGCGCAGCAGGGCGGGCGCTGGACGCGCTACTTCAGCTTTGGCACCTGGAGCAGCGCCGAAGGCCGCACCAGCCTGGACGGCCAGAAGGACGCCAGCGGGCAGGTGCTGACCGACACCCTGCGCCTGAGCGCCAAGGCCAGCGCCTACCAGTACCGCGTGACCCTGCGCGGGGCCGGTACCGGCGTGACCCTGCTGGCCTTCGCCACCTCGGACCGCGCAAGGCAGGCTTCGGGGCTGGGCACCCCCGGCACGCGCGCCCTGTGGGGCAAGGTGCTGGGCGTGCCCGCGCGCTCGCAGATGCTGTACCCGGGCGGCGGCGAGGTCTGGTGCAGCCCCACCAGCGTGAGCATGATCCTGGCCCACTACGGCGTGAACGTGACGGTGCCCGACGCCGCCCAGGCCACCTTTGACCGCGCCTACGACGGCACCGGCAACTGGCCCTTTAACACCGCCTACGCTGCCACCCACGGCCTGCGCGCGTTTGTCACGCGCCTGCCCAGCCTCGCCCAGGCCGAGCGGTTCATTGCTGCCGGGGTGCCGCTGGCGGTCAGCCTGGGCTGGAAGGCGGGCGAACTGCCCGGCGCCCCGCTGCCCACCAGCAGCGGTCACCTGATGGTGCTCGTGGGCTTTGACGCCCAGGGCAACCCGGTTCTGAACGACCCCGCCGCCCCCACCGACGCCGCCGTGCGCCGCACCTACCCCCGCGCGGCCTTCGAGAAGCTGTGGCTGACCCACAGCGGCGGGCTGGCGTACGTGATTGCGCGGCCGGGGACGGCGTTGCCGTAGGGCGCCTGCGGCGCCTGTCAAAGGGTCAAAGGGTCTAGAGCCGTTGGTATCAAGATGATGTTGGGCCTTGACCCGCTCCCCTTGTGGGACTCGAAGAGCTGCGCCGCAGAGCGGGCCTCACGCAGCGAGGGATGAGGGGGCTCCTTGGTCAACCATTCTGGGAACCAGGGGGGCTCCTCTTCGGGACCTCATGACGCTTTCCCCAGTCCCCCTTCGACCCTTTGACCCCTGCCCCTTAGACTCCTCCTCATGGACTTCCCCACCCCCTGCCCGGCGTGCGGCTTTGAAAACCGCGTGGCCTTTACGGAAAGCGGGGTGCATGACGTGACCTGCGCCCAGTGCCGCGCGCGGTCCTGCGTGTTTCTGCGCAAGCAGCGCTTTGAGGTGCTGTTCGACCTGGGCACCCGCGCCCTGATGGACGGCTACGCCCGCGAGGCGGTGGCCAGTTTCGCGGCGGCCCTGGAACGCTTTTTCGAGTTCTACGTGCGGGCCTTTGCGCTGCAGCAGGCGGCCGGGACCGAGCAGGACTTCGGCGCGGCGCAAGCGGCCCTGGACGGCACCTGGCGCCACGTGGCCAGCCAGTCCGAGCGCCAGCTGGGCATGTTCGCCCTGGCGTACCTGCTGCGCGAGGGCCGTGAGCCGGAATTCCTGACCCCGGCGGGCCTGGGCACCGACTTCCGCAACCGGGTGATTCACCGGGGCGCGCTGCCCACCCGCGCCGAGGTGAACGCTTACGCGGCCGGGGTCTTTGCCCTCATTGACCGCCTGCTGACCGAGCTGGGCGAGGCCGCCGCCCATGTGGAACTGGCGCAGGAGGGGGTGTTCGCCGCGCACCTTGCCCGGCTGCCAGACGGGGTGACGGCGGTGTTCGAGGAACACCCGGGGATGTTCCGGGCCCGGCGCTTCGCCGGGTCTGGCCCTGCCCTCAGCCCGGTGCCCAAGGCGGACCTGCCGGCGGTCAAGGGCGTGCGCGGCGTGAACGACGCCCGCGCCTTTCAGCAGGCCCTGTTCCAGCAGGCCCTGGCCGAACGCGGCGCCCTGCTGCAGGCGTTCAAGGGGTCGGGGCGCTAAGGACGCCGCACCTCACGTTGCGACTGTTCAGGAAGGCGCCGCAAAGTCTCCACTCCTGGCGCAACGTCTTTTTTCGATCCTCGCTCCGCTCGGTTGATCTACAGATCAACTTCGAGCGACTTAAGGCCCGTCAGCCACCAGCGCAGGAAGTGGGGCAGGCGCGCGCGCCACGCGGCCTCATCGTGCCAGTGGCCCTCACCGATAGTCAGGTGCACCTCGCGCACCTTCGGGCTCAGTTCCGCAGCCAGTTCATGGGTCAGGGCCACCGTGCGGGCGGCGTCATCCAGGGTGGCGCCCTCGTGGTCGCCCATGTCCAACCACACCCGGGCCTGGGGGTCGCGGCGCGGCGCCCACCAGCGCCGCAGCGCGAAGTCGGCGGGCCACACCGCCGGGCTGAACACCCCCCAGGTGCCGTAGGTGCCAGGGTCGCGCAGACCGCAGTAGGCGGTGATCAGCCCCCCGAACGACGAGCCCACCAGCGCCACGTGCGACGCCGGCACGGGCCCGAACCGCTCCCGAAGGTCGGGCAGCAGGGCGTCCCTCAACCAGTCGGCGTATTCGTCAGCGCCGCTGGCAAAGGCGTTTAGCTCGAAGGGAAAGGGCACGTAGCGGCGGCTGCGGTCCTCGTTCACCGGCAGCGCGGCCACGCGGCAGGGCCAGCCCGCCTCGGCCAGTGTCTGCGCTGCACCGGCCGCGTCCCAGCTTTCGCCCGCGAAGGTGGGGCCCTCGTCGAACACGTTCTGGCCGTCATGCAGGATCAGGAGCGGCAGCGGGCCGTCGTGGCCGGTCGGCCACCACAGGCGCACGCGCTGAGGCCCCCACGGCGCGGCCAGCGTCACCTCCTGGCGCGGAGGGGCCGAGCGCACAGGCCGCCCCTGCCCGGCCCGCGCGTCCTGCCAGCCCGCCACGGTCAGCTCCACCAGCCCCGGCCCACGCACCACCACCGGGTGGGCCGGCGCGCGTCCGCCCCAGGCGTCGCCCTCCTCGGTCACGGTGCCGTCCGGGTGATGTAAGCGCACTTTCACGCCGGTCAGGGTCCCGTCCGGGAGGTTCGCGCGCACTTCGCCCTGCACAAACGCAAACGGACCGGGTTCGGCAGCCCAGCCCCGGAAATCGCCGGTCAGAAACAGCGTACCGGCCGGGAGCGAACCGGGCGGCAGGTGCAGACGAAAGCGCACTTCGGGCATGCGGGCAGTGTGGCATAGCCCCGTCGGCCCCCCGCCGGCCCCGGCTTGGGTGAAGGCGACGTCAGCTTCCCGTGAGGGTTATGTCAGGTGCCGGGCGCTAGGCTTTTGACGTGGAGGACGAGGTTTCGCCCGGCCCTTTCCCGGCGTGCCCAGGGTTGTCTCCACCCCGGAAACTTGATATATTCGCACTCAAGTTTCCTGTTTCAGTCTTTTCAGGAACCCACCCTCAAGACGACCCACCCGGGCGAAAGGAGTTCCGACCATGCCCACCCTTCCCCAGACTGTTCCCGTCTGCCCGGTTCGCGGCAGCGTGATTTACCCCACCATGGTGCAGCACATCGACGCGAGTCGGGCGCTGTCCATTAATGCCATTGAGGCCGCCATGCAGGGCGAGAAGGTCATTCTCATCGTGTCGCAGCGCGACAAGGATGTGGACGACCCCAAAGGCAGCGACCTGTACGACGTGGGCACTGCCTGCAACGTCCTGCGCGTGCGCAAGAACCCCGACGGCACCGTGCAGATGCTGGTCAGTGCCGTGGCCCGGGTCAAGGCCAGCAACTACCGGCGCGGCGATTACCTGAGCGCCGATATTGCCCCGCTGCAGGCCGAGGCCGACAGCCCCGTGGA
Above is a window of Deinococcus multiflagellatus DNA encoding:
- a CDS encoding alpha/beta hydrolase translates to MPEVRFRLHLPPGSLPAGTLFLTGDFRGWAAEPGPFAFVQGEVRANLPDGTLTGVKVRLHHPDGTVTEEGDAWGGRAPAHPVVVRGPGLVELTVAGWQDARAGQGRPVRSAPPRQEVTLAAPWGPQRVRLWWPTGHDGPLPLLILHDGQNVFDEGPTFAGESWDAAGAAQTLAEAGWPCRVAALPVNEDRSRRYVPFPFELNAFASGADEYADWLRDALLPDLRERFGPVPASHVALVGSSFGGLITAYCGLRDPGTYGTWGVFSPAVWPADFALRRWWAPRRDPQARVWLDMGDHEGATLDDAARTVALTHELAAELSPKVREVHLTIGEGHWHDEAAWRARLPHFLRWWLTGLKSLEVDL
- a CDS encoding peptidase C39 family protein, translating into MTYPASTTLIHERAGDWTGGEGRGVAAGPSGLTLAPGASSGTWTSAVLAAPAFDELVPSWNARTPARGSVTVEVRAQQGGRWTRYFSFGTWSSAEGRTSLDGQKDASGQVLTDTLRLSAKASAYQYRVTLRGAGTGVTLLAFATSDRARQASGLGTPGTRALWGKVLGVPARSQMLYPGGGEVWCSPTSVSMILAHYGVNVTVPDAAQATFDRAYDGTGNWPFNTAYAATHGLRAFVTRLPSLAQAERFIAAGVPLAVSLGWKAGELPGAPLPTSSGHLMVLVGFDAQGNPVLNDPAAPTDAAVRRTYPRAAFEKLWLTHSGGLAYVIARPGTALP